A genomic stretch from Georgenia muralis includes:
- a CDS encoding LacI family DNA-binding transcriptional regulator, with product MQARTRLTDVAEQAGVSTATVSRVLNGKPGVAGETRRAVLAALDMLGYERPEKLRSRSNGLVGLVVPELSNPVFPAFAQSIETMLATTGYTPLLCTQSPGGITEDQYVDMLLEHEVDGIIFVSGLHADTHADPARYQRLQERGVPIALINGHNPEIDAPAFSTDDRGSMDLAVRHLVSQGHRTIGLAIGPDRFVPARRKRDGFVEAMRNYLDVSDPAIVSTLFTVEGGLSAGTSLIDLGCTAIICGSDLMALGVVRATRARGLRVPEDLSVVGYDDSALIPFTDPPLTTIRQPVEAMCQAAVTTLVAEIGGSRVPRTELVFVPELIVRGSTAAAPGNAVGLAI from the coding sequence ATGCAAGCGCGCACCAGGCTTACCGACGTCGCCGAGCAGGCCGGCGTCAGCACGGCGACCGTCTCTCGGGTCCTCAACGGCAAACCCGGTGTGGCCGGAGAGACGCGCCGGGCGGTCCTCGCCGCGCTCGACATGCTCGGTTACGAACGGCCCGAGAAGCTGCGATCGCGGTCCAACGGGCTCGTCGGCCTGGTGGTGCCCGAGCTGAGCAACCCCGTCTTCCCCGCGTTCGCGCAGTCCATCGAGACCATGCTCGCCACCACGGGCTACACGCCCCTGCTGTGCACCCAGTCCCCCGGCGGCATCACGGAGGACCAGTACGTCGACATGCTCCTCGAGCACGAGGTCGACGGCATCATCTTCGTCTCGGGCCTGCACGCCGACACCCACGCCGACCCCGCCCGGTACCAGCGGCTGCAGGAGCGCGGCGTCCCGATCGCCCTCATCAACGGCCACAACCCCGAGATCGACGCCCCGGCCTTCTCCACCGACGACCGCGGCAGCATGGACCTGGCCGTGCGCCACCTCGTCTCCCAGGGCCACCGCACGATCGGGCTGGCCATCGGCCCGGACCGGTTCGTCCCGGCCCGCCGCAAGCGCGACGGCTTCGTCGAGGCCATGCGCAACTACCTCGACGTGTCCGACCCGGCGATCGTCAGCACGCTGTTCACCGTCGAGGGGGGCCTGAGCGCCGGCACCTCGCTCATCGATCTCGGGTGCACCGCGATCATCTGCGGGTCCGACCTCATGGCGCTCGGCGTCGTGCGGGCCACCCGCGCCCGGGGCCTGCGGGTTCCCGAGGACCTCTCCGTCGTGGGGTACGACGACTCGGCGCTGATCCCGTTCACGGACCCGCCGCTGACGACCATCCGCCAGCCCGTCGAGGCCATGTGCCAGGCCGCCGTCACGACGCTCGTCGCCGAGATCGGTGGCTCGAGGGTCCCCCGCACGGAGCTGGTGTTCGTACCCGAGCTCATCGTCCGCGGCTCGACCGCCGCCGCGCCGGGCAACGCCGTAGGGCTGGCGATCTAG
- a CDS encoding glycoside hydrolase family 13 protein produces the protein MSTLTRADLTVHTPAQGRAPWWRQAVIYQVYPRSFADGDGDGIGDLPGITARLDHLAALGVDAVWLSPFYRSPQADAGYDVADYRAVDPLFGTLADADALLARARELGLRVIVDLVPNHTSDEHEWFAAALAAGPGSPERARYIFREGGGETGEEPPNNWESVFGGPAWTRVRDRADAPGSPWAEDGQWYLHLFDSKQPDLDWGNPEVRAELEDVLRFWLDRGVDGFRVDVAHGLVKAPGLPDWAGHVSMVEGAEDADDTDPESPALRSPEGHHAHPPMFDQEGVHEIYRDWHRVLAEYPGDRVLVAEAWVDPIERLARYVRADEMHQAFNFAFLVSPWHAPELRDVIARSYRANDAVGAPTTWVLSNHDVVRHASRLGLARTGKGPNGIGATDPQPDAELGLRRARAATLLMLGLPGSAYLYQGEELGLPEHTELPDEARQDPAFFRTGGVERGRDGCRVPLPWEQDAPGFGFSPTGRTWLPQPPEWADLAADAQTGRPGSTLELYREALRLRAGLGLGLGSMSWSAEHATSPDVVAFVTTGAAEVLVLTNLGDADVALPGGWSALVASGPLGSGTDGDAVTVPVDTTVWARRI, from the coding sequence ATGTCCACCCTCACCCGTGCCGACCTGACCGTCCACACCCCCGCCCAGGGGCGCGCCCCCTGGTGGCGCCAGGCGGTCATCTACCAGGTCTACCCCCGCTCCTTCGCCGACGGCGACGGTGACGGCATCGGCGACCTGCCCGGGATCACCGCACGGCTGGACCACCTGGCCGCGCTGGGCGTGGACGCCGTGTGGCTTTCGCCCTTCTACCGCTCCCCGCAGGCCGACGCGGGCTACGACGTCGCCGACTACCGCGCCGTCGACCCGCTGTTCGGCACCCTCGCCGACGCCGACGCCCTCCTCGCCCGCGCGCGCGAGCTCGGCCTGCGCGTCATCGTCGACCTCGTGCCGAACCACACCTCGGACGAGCACGAGTGGTTCGCCGCGGCCCTCGCCGCCGGCCCCGGCAGCCCCGAGCGGGCCCGCTACATCTTCCGCGAGGGCGGCGGGGAGACCGGTGAGGAGCCCCCGAACAACTGGGAGTCCGTCTTCGGCGGCCCCGCATGGACCCGGGTGCGCGACCGCGCCGACGCCCCGGGCAGCCCGTGGGCCGAGGACGGGCAGTGGTACCTCCACCTGTTCGACTCCAAGCAGCCCGACCTGGACTGGGGCAACCCCGAGGTCCGGGCCGAGCTCGAGGACGTCCTGCGCTTCTGGCTCGACCGCGGCGTCGACGGGTTCCGCGTTGACGTCGCGCACGGCCTGGTCAAGGCCCCCGGCCTGCCCGACTGGGCGGGGCACGTGAGCATGGTCGAGGGCGCCGAGGACGCGGACGACACCGACCCCGAGTCCCCCGCGCTCCGCTCCCCCGAGGGTCACCACGCGCACCCGCCGATGTTCGACCAGGAGGGTGTGCACGAGATCTACCGCGACTGGCACCGGGTCCTCGCCGAGTACCCGGGCGACCGGGTGCTCGTGGCGGAGGCGTGGGTGGACCCCATCGAACGCCTCGCGCGGTACGTCCGCGCCGACGAGATGCACCAGGCCTTCAACTTCGCCTTCCTCGTCTCCCCCTGGCACGCCCCCGAGCTGCGGGACGTCATCGCCCGGTCCTACCGGGCCAACGACGCCGTCGGGGCGCCGACGACCTGGGTGCTGTCGAACCACGACGTCGTCCGGCACGCCTCCCGGCTGGGCCTGGCCCGCACCGGCAAGGGCCCCAACGGCATCGGCGCCACGGACCCGCAGCCGGACGCCGAGCTCGGACTTCGCCGGGCCCGCGCCGCCACGCTGCTCATGCTGGGGCTCCCGGGCTCGGCGTACCTCTACCAGGGCGAGGAGCTCGGACTGCCCGAGCACACCGAGCTGCCGGACGAGGCGCGCCAGGACCCGGCGTTCTTCCGCACCGGCGGGGTCGAGCGCGGCCGCGACGGGTGCCGGGTGCCGCTGCCCTGGGAGCAGGACGCGCCCGGGTTCGGCTTCTCCCCCACCGGCCGCACCTGGCTGCCGCAGCCCCCCGAGTGGGCCGACCTCGCAGCCGACGCGCAGACCGGGCGGCCCGGCTCGACCCTCGAGCTCTACCGCGAGGCGCTGCGCCTGCGGGCAGGGCTGGGGCTCGGTCTGGGGTCGATGTCGTGGAGCGCGGAGCACGCGACGAGCCCCGACGTCGTCGCGTTCGTCACCACCGGTGCGGCCGAGGTCCTCGTCCTGACGAACCTCGGCGACGCCGACGTCGCCCTGCCGGGCGGGTGGAGCGCGCTCGTGGCCAGCGGTCCGCTGGGTTCGGGCACCGACGGCGACGCGGTCACCGTGCCGGTCGACACCACGGTCTGGGCGCGGCGCATTTGA
- the dusB gene encoding tRNA dihydrouridine synthase DusB, with protein MAGVTNPPFRRLCRESGVAGLAAAGAASATAGATSATVGATSATVGATSATVGATAVPSGDGDGEAAPAAASPSGPFAPAGLYVSEMITSRALVERTPETMRMITPDPAEPVRSVQLYGVDPATIGAAVRILVAEDRADHVDLNFGCPVPKVTRKGGGSALPWKRDLFDAIVTEAVAAAREASAGREHEVPVTVKMRMGIDDDHLTYLDAGRLAERAGVAAVALHARTAAQHYSGTARWEAVARLKEAVTSVPVLGNGDIWSAEDAAEMMASTGCDGVVVGRGCQGRPWLFTDLVAAAHGSDLRVRPGLREVAATVRRHAELMVEHFGEEGRALREMRKHMAWYLKGYVVGGEARHDLGLVSSLAELDERLAALDLDQAYPGESAEGPRGRAGSPKAPHLPDGWLDSRDMDADLLAMISQAELSVSGG; from the coding sequence ATGGCCGGGGTGACGAACCCACCCTTCCGACGGCTGTGCCGTGAGTCCGGCGTCGCCGGCCTCGCCGCCGCCGGTGCGGCCTCTGCCACCGCCGGGGCCACCTCTGCCACCGTCGGCGCCACCTCTGCCACCGTCGGCGCCACCTCTGCCACAGTCGGCGCCACCGCTGTCCCCTCCGGCGATGGCGACGGCGAGGCCGCGCCGGCTGCCGCGAGCCCGTCCGGCCCGTTCGCGCCCGCCGGGCTCTACGTGAGCGAGATGATCACCTCGCGCGCACTGGTCGAGCGCACGCCCGAGACGATGCGGATGATCACGCCGGACCCCGCGGAGCCGGTGCGCTCGGTCCAGCTCTACGGCGTCGACCCCGCGACGATCGGTGCGGCGGTGCGCATCCTCGTCGCCGAGGACCGGGCCGACCACGTCGACCTCAACTTCGGCTGCCCGGTGCCCAAGGTCACCCGCAAGGGCGGGGGGTCGGCGCTGCCGTGGAAGCGCGACCTCTTCGACGCGATCGTCACCGAGGCCGTCGCCGCCGCCAGGGAGGCCTCGGCGGGGCGGGAGCACGAGGTGCCGGTGACGGTGAAGATGCGGATGGGCATCGACGACGACCACCTCACCTACCTCGACGCCGGCCGGCTGGCTGAGCGTGCGGGCGTGGCCGCCGTCGCCCTGCACGCCCGCACCGCCGCGCAGCACTACTCGGGCACGGCCAGGTGGGAGGCCGTCGCGCGGCTCAAGGAGGCGGTGACGAGCGTGCCGGTGCTCGGCAACGGCGACATCTGGTCGGCCGAGGACGCCGCCGAGATGATGGCGAGCACCGGGTGCGACGGCGTCGTCGTGGGCCGCGGGTGCCAGGGACGGCCCTGGTTGTTCACGGACCTCGTCGCCGCCGCGCACGGGTCGGACCTGCGGGTCCGGCCCGGGCTGCGGGAGGTGGCCGCCACGGTCCGGCGCCACGCCGAGCTCATGGTGGAGCACTTCGGCGAGGAGGGCCGGGCCCTGCGCGAGATGCGCAAGCACATGGCGTGGTACCTCAAGGGCTACGTCGTCGGCGGGGAGGCTCGGCACGACCTGGGGCTCGTCTCCTCCCTCGCCGAGCTGGACGAGCGGCTCGCCGCCCTCGACCTCGACCAGGCGTACCCCGGGGAGAGCGCCGAGGGGCCGCGCGGGCGGGCCGGCAGCCCCAAGGCCCCGCACCTGCCCGACGGCTGGCTGGACTCCCGCGACATGGACGCCGACCTGCTGGCGATGATCAGCCAGGCCGAGCTCTCCGTCTCCGGCGGCTGA
- a CDS encoding YibE/F family protein, with product MSHHHSGELPLNPSEARRVRAILAALVLPLLVATVVGLLALWPRGETPIGSVPLAGTGMTIEAGEVVEILGPDGDGGQVRVELSTGSGAGQVVPVQVPPEIMANGMDVGDGLRLMFSPDAMGTGSPYVFWDFERSSPVWILVAIYAAVVLAVARWRGLAAMAGLGTSLAVILLFVLPALMLGSPPLLVALVGSGAMLFLSLYLAHGVSIRTTTALLGTFVGLAVTATLGVWGTGSANLTGAGSDQSLILASQFPNLSLADLLLCGIVIAGLGALNDVTITQASAVWELHAANPSLPRRRLFAQGMRIGRDHIASTVYTLAFAYVGTALPVLMVASLMDRAVLDTFMAGEIAEEIVRTLVSSVGLVLAIPVTTAIAALLVSRAPARDRGGHDVIGPVRPSSAPPVTMAR from the coding sequence GTGAGCCACCACCACTCCGGCGAGCTGCCGCTCAACCCCTCAGAGGCCCGACGGGTGCGGGCGATCCTCGCCGCGCTGGTCCTGCCCCTCCTTGTCGCGACCGTCGTCGGGCTGCTCGCCCTGTGGCCGCGGGGGGAGACGCCGATCGGTTCCGTCCCGCTCGCAGGCACCGGCATGACGATCGAGGCAGGGGAGGTCGTGGAGATCCTCGGCCCGGACGGTGACGGCGGTCAGGTCCGCGTGGAGCTGTCCACCGGCAGCGGCGCGGGCCAGGTGGTGCCCGTCCAGGTGCCGCCGGAGATCATGGCCAATGGGATGGACGTCGGTGACGGGCTGCGCCTGATGTTCAGCCCCGACGCCATGGGCACCGGCAGCCCGTACGTCTTCTGGGACTTCGAGCGCTCCAGCCCGGTGTGGATCCTCGTCGCGATCTACGCCGCCGTCGTCCTCGCGGTCGCCCGCTGGCGCGGCCTGGCCGCCATGGCCGGCCTGGGCACGTCCCTCGCCGTCATCCTCCTGTTCGTCCTGCCGGCGCTCATGCTCGGCAGCCCGCCGCTGCTCGTCGCGCTCGTGGGGTCCGGGGCGATGCTGTTCCTCTCGCTCTACCTCGCTCACGGTGTGTCCATCCGCACGACGACGGCCCTGCTCGGTACGTTCGTCGGCCTCGCGGTCACGGCGACCCTGGGGGTGTGGGGGACGGGGTCGGCCAACCTCACCGGCGCCGGGTCGGACCAGTCGCTCATCCTCGCCTCGCAGTTCCCCAACCTCTCCCTCGCCGACCTGCTCCTGTGCGGCATCGTCATCGCAGGCCTTGGCGCCCTCAACGACGTGACCATCACCCAGGCCTCCGCGGTCTGGGAGCTGCACGCCGCCAACCCGTCGCTGCCGCGGCGGCGGCTGTTCGCCCAGGGGATGCGCATCGGCCGGGACCACATCGCCTCGACCGTCTACACCCTGGCGTTCGCGTACGTCGGCACCGCGCTGCCGGTACTCATGGTCGCCTCGCTCATGGACCGTGCAGTGCTCGACACCTTCATGGCCGGAGAGATCGCCGAGGAGATCGTACGCACCCTCGTCTCCTCCGTGGGCCTCGTGCTAGCGATCCCCGTGACGACGGCCATCGCCGCGCTGCTCGTCAGCCGGGCGCCCGCACGGGACCGTGGCGGGCACGATGTGATCGGCCCGGTTCGCCCCTCCTCGGCCCCGCCGGTGACAATGGCTCGGTGA